The DNA region TGAAGAGCTGACTGACGGCGGAGTTGGCGGCGAGCGCGGTGATCGTGCCAAGGGGCGCGGGGGCGAGGTTGAGGTCGACGCCGGTGTGTCCTGCGAAGGCCATTTCGGCGATGGTGGCGAAGAGGCCGCCGTCGCTGCGATCGTGATACGCGAGGAGTTTTTTCTCGCGGCTGAGCTTCTGGATGGCGTTCCAGAAATTCTTGAGGTCGGTCGGATTGTCGACGTCGGGCGTGGCTTCGCCCATCTGGGAAACGGTCTGCGCCAGGATGGAGCCGCCGAGGCGGTTTTTGCCGCGGCCGAGGTCGATGAGGAGGAGGACGGAGTCGTCGATGCGCTGGAGCTGCGGGGTGAGCGTGGCGCGGATATCGGCGACGGGGGCGAAGGCGGAGATGATGAGCGAGGTCGGCGCGGTGATGCGTTTTTGTTCACCGGAGGCGGCGTCTTTCCAGACGGTGGACATGCTCATGGAGTCCTTGCCGACGGGGATGGTGATGCCGAGCGCGGGGCAGAGTTCCATGCCGACGGCTTTCACGGCGGCGTAGAGATCGGCGCCGTCGCCGGGGAGCGCGGGCGCGGCCATCCAGTTGGCGGAGAGATTCACTTTGCCGATGTCGCCGATCTGGGCGGCGGCGAGATTGGTGAGGGCTTCGCCGACGGCGAGGCGGGCGGAGGCGGCAGCGTTGTTGACGGCGACGGGCGTGCGCTCGCCCATGGACATGGCTTCGCCGGTGTAGACGTCGAACGCGGCGGCGGTGACGGCGACGTCGGCCACGGGAACCTGCCATGGGCCGACCATCTGGTCGCGGGCGATGAGGCCAGTGACGGTGCGGTCGCCGATGGAGATGAGGAAGGTTTTGTCGGCGACGGTCGGGTGGGCGAGGACGCGCTCGGCGAGCTCGTTGAGCGAGAGGTGCTGGAGATCGAGGCGCTCCTGCGGACGCTTCAGCGTATCCGCTTTCCGGTGCATGCGCGGGGGTTTGCCGAGGAGAACCTCGAGCGGCATGTCGATGGGCGTGTTGTTGAAATGGGAATCTTCGAGGACGAGTTTCTTTTCCTCGGTGGCTTCGCCTACGACGGCGAAGGGGCAGCGCTCGCGGGCGCAGAGTTTTTCGAAGACGGGGAGTTGCGCGGCGGGAACGGCGAGGACGTAGCGCTCTTGCGATTCGTTGCACCAGATCTCGAGCGGGGACATGCCGGGCTCGTCGTTGGGGACGGAGCGGAGTTTGAAGCGTCCGCCGCGGCCGCCGTCGTTGACGAGTTCGGGGAGGGCGTTGGAGATGCCGCCGGCGCCGACGTCGTGGATGAAGGAAATCGGATTTTCGGAGCCGAGCGCCCAGCAGCGGTCGATGACCTCCTGGCAGCGGCGCTCCATCTCTGCGTTGTCGCGCTGGACGGAGGCGAAATCGAGGTCTTCGTTGCCGGAGCCACTGGCCATGGAGCTGGCTGCGCCGCCACCGAGGCCGATGAGCATCGCGGGTCCGCCGAGAACGATGAGTTTGTCGCCGGGGTTGATGGCGCCTTTTTGGACGTGCTCGGCTTTGATGTTACCGAGTCCGCCGGCGAGCATGATGGGCTTGTGGTAGCCGCGAAGTTCGGTGGCGGCGCCGCTGGTGGATGGCACGGCCTGCTCGAAGGTGCGGAAGTAGCCGTTGATGTTAGGGCGGCCAAATTCGTTGTTGAAGGCGGCGCCGCCGAGCGGGCCGTCGATCATGATGTCGAGGGCGGAGACGATGCGGCCGGGTTTGCCATGCTCGTGTTCCCACGGCTGGACGGCGCCGGGGATTTTCAGATTGGAAACAGTGAAGCCGGAGAGGCCGGCTTTGGGTTTTGAGCCGCGGCCGGTGGCGCCTTCGTCGCGGATTTCGCCGCCGGAGCCGGTGGCGGCGCCGGGGAAGGGGGAGATGGCGGTCGGGTGGTTGTGCGTCTCGACCTTGCAGAGGATGTGGATGTCTTCGTCGTGCGCGGCATACTCGCCGGTTTTCGGATCGACGTAGAAGCGGCCGCCGCGGGTGCCGGCGAGGACGGCGGCGTTGTCCTTGTAGGCGGACAGGATGCCGTCGCTGTGGAGCTGATACGTATTCTTGATCATCTGGAACAGCGACTTGTCCTTGGCGGAGCCGTCGATTTCCCAGGTGGCGTTGAAGATCTTGTGGCGGCAGTGCTCGGAGTTGGCCTGCGCGAACATCATGAGCTCGATGTCGTTGGGGTCGCGGCCGAGCGTGGTGAAGGCTTTGACGAGGTAATCGATTTCGTCCTCGGCGAGCGCAAGGCCGAGCGACTGGTTGGCGGCGACGAGTGCGGCGCGGCCTTGGGCGAGGACGGGGACGCTCTGCATCGGACGCGGGGATTCGTGGCGGAAGAGGACGTCGAGCGAATCGAGGTCGTTGACGACGACTTGGGTCATGCGGTCGTGGAGCTTCGCGCGCAGCGCGGTGAGTTGGTCGGCGCTAAGGACGGAGAGCGGCTTGGTGAGAGCGGAGTTGTCGATCTCGATCCAGTAGGCGACGGCGCGCTCGATGCGTTTTACTTTCGCGAGGCCGCAGATGTGGGCGATGTCGGTGGCCTTGGACGACCACGGGGAAATGGTACCGGGGCGCGGGGCAACGACCTGGAGCAGGCCGGCGGGCTCGGCGGTGGATGCGGCGCGGCGCGGGCCGTAGGTGAGGAGTTTTTCGAGGGTTTCGCGCTCGGTAGCGGTGATGTCGCCCTCGATCTCGGCGACGTGGATGAAGGCCGTGCTGAGGCTGCGGACAGGCAGACCGGCGGAGGCGAGGTCTTGCTGGAGTTTTTGCAGGCGGAACGGTGACAGGGCGGAGGAGCCGCGAAGGATCAGCATGGTCGGGAAATAGAGGCTGCGAACGAACAGGGCGGGCGCGGGTTTGGCGATGGGAAAAATGGGCGTGGAGCACGACCATTCAAGATCAGCAGGAGGAAGTCGTCCCGTGTGGTGCAGCTGGGTGAGGAGTCTCATCAGAAGTCGTCACGCACTGCGCAATGCGGGTTACTTTGTGGGCAAAAATTTATTGATGCAGGATCGGCGGTTGTTATCCGGAGGAAAACCCGAAAGGCTCAATCCAATGTGTTCTCTTCCTGCTAAGCGCATCCCTGTCGTCGAGAAGTTCTCGATCGGGCTTTTCTTAACGACCGTGACGCTCTCGCTGGCCGGTCTAATAGGGCTTTTGTGGGCATTCGCTCCACAAGGAGTCTGGCAGGCCCAGCTTAACGCGGCCTGGTGGCAATTCGCCGTGATTTTCCTCGGTGTGAAGCTCTTCAACTGCGGGATGGAGTTCTTCTTCCATCGCTACGTGCTGCACAAACCGGTGATCCCGTTCCTGAGCCGTTTTTATCGTCAGCATACGCTTCATCATAATCTCACGCGTATCGCGCGCCGCCAGCTGCCTGGTGGGCGTGAAGTTCCGTATGTGGAGAATATCTACCCGATGACGGAGCCGGAGCAGGGTGAAGCGGCCTTTTTCCCTTGGTACACGCTCGTGGTTTTCGCCGCCATCGTGACGCCGCTGCTGGCGCTTGGCCAATGGCTCGCGCCTACCTTCCCGTGGTTTTTTGCGGGATTTGCCGCGCTCACCGCATCGCTGACGCTCTATGAAGTTTTCCACGCTATCGAGCACTGGCCGCTGGAGAAGTGGGCACCACGCCTCGAATCTAAGCGCTTCGGCAAATTCTGGACGAAGGTGTACAGCTTCCACCTGCGTCATCACGCGGTGATCGATTGCAACGAGGCGATCTCAGGCTTTTTCACGTTTCCTGTGTTCGATATGCTTTTCGGAACGTGGGTGTCGCCCAAAACGCTCTACACCGACGGCGGTGAGTGGAACGCGGAGGAGTTTAAGAGCCCGCGTCCTCATGCGTTTATCCGCTGGTGTGATCGCACGGCGGACAAAGTGGTCGCGAGCCGACGCACCCGCGTCCGCTCGCATGTCGCGGTGCGCAAACCGAGGCGTCACGCCGAGGCGGCGTTGAAGAAATAAAGAGCAATCGTCCCTTGCTATCTGGCGGCGCTGCACGAATGTGGCGCCGTCGTAAGATACGTTAGCTGACAGTGACTGGTGAGTCTTCAGGTGAGCTTTGAGAGTTCAGATGATGATTCGAAACCCGATGATCGGGAACGGACTGACTTAGACGGTACGAACATCAAAACACATGAACTCCAAACTATACGTCGGAAATCTTTCCTTCAAAACCACCGAAGACGTGCTCCGCTCCACTTTCGAGCAATTCGGCACCGTGAGCGATGTCTTCATCGCCACCGATCGTGAAACGGGCCGCCCACGCGGTTTCGCTTTTGTCACGATGGGCACGGCTGATGAAGCCAAGGTCGCCGCTGAAAAGCTCAACGGTAACGATCTCGATGGCCGTGCGCTCACGGTCAACGAAGCCAAGCCGAAGGAAGAAATGGGTGGCGGCGGTGGCGGTGGTCGCGGCCGTAACTTCGGTCCTGATCGTCGCGCCGGTGCGTTCCAAGAGCGCGGCAATCGCCGTTACTAAGTAGCGCCGATCATGCGGGCTCGGCGTTATGCCGGGTTTCAATTCTCAAGCGAGGGCTCGATGCCCTCGCTTTTTTGTGGGCGATATTTGGTGATGAGTGATCAAATGGTTGGGCCTGCGGTTCCCAATCAAGACTGTGAGGTTGGACGCCTGCCTCGCGGTTGATTACTTAGTCTTCTTCGCCAGTCGTTCGATTGCAGCCTGCTGCTCTGCCGAGGTTACGTAGGGCACCAACTGGTTTATGTCTGCGTGTCGCTTACCGTGAACAGCCTCATAGGCCTTGATTGCGGGCTTGAGCAGTGCGATGTCACGGATGGAGGCGGGCGAAACGGTCGTGGAACCAAATCCGTCAGGCCCAATAACCGAATACTGGTCGTACTCCGAATCGATCAGATTGGTCGGCGTGATCATCCAGTCACCGCCCACCTTCACATTGGGAACTTCAGATGCGGGCGCGACTTTGTACCGTTGCAGCATCGCCGTTTCGATTTCAGGCGCAGCGAACGGCTGGAGCTGACTGGTTTCTCTGGGGAACTGCTCTTGGTTCGCGCGCAGATACGCACGCAAAGCGGGTTGCACTGCCGTCGCAAAACGTCGCTCGGCGAAGTGGCGAATGCGACCGAGCGCGCGACGGTAGTCCTCCGTTGTTTCAAGATTTCCATCTACTGCGGAATGCCAGTCGCCATTGGTCGCGAGTTTGAGTTCAGGAATGCTCTGCTCGGGCAGACGAGCGAGCACATCGCGAAGAGCCGCGATTTTTTCTTCGGCTTCGGCTGTTTTTGCAGAGACGGGTGAGGTATCTCTTGCACGGTGGTCCGAGACGATGGATGACAGTCCGTTGGTGAGAGCAGGCTGGTCAGGTCCGCCAAGGAGCAGCGGCGCTTGGACGGTACTGGCAGTCGCGGCTGAAGATGTGTTTTGGGGTTTGGCGTGATGATAGGTAAGCGCGGAGATGCCGACAGCCACGGTTACGCCAGCGATGATCGCAGATGCTTTTGTGATGTTCATGAAATGAATCGTTATGAGTGGTGCCGAGGCAGAGATCGCTGCGGTTGTGGCGGTGGCGGTTGTGGAGACAGTCGCAGCCAGTCCCGCAGGAGCGCCCATGACGGAGTGTGTGCTAAGCGAGCCGCCGAGAATCGCGGCGGTCGAAGAAACTCCGCGCCGCGCTAGCGAGGCACGCAATTTTTCCAATGAACGCCCAACACGCATGCGCACAGCTTCGTCGCGCAGACCCAAGATACTGCTGATCTCAGGATAGGAATGGCCTTCAAAGAAGCGGAGGATGACCGCTTGCCGGTCATCCTCGTTGAGGTCGTCGAGAGCCTCATCGAGCACGCCACGGACGGTTTCCCACCCGGTGGAAGGTTCATTTTTAGATTGGAGCTCTTGCATGGCATGCACCTGTTGTTTCTGGCGCTCTTTTCGAATTTCGCGGCGACGATAGTTGGCGGCGGCGTTGCGGGTACTGGTGTGCAACCACGCGTTCAGCACGGGATGGCCGGCTAGGCGTTGAGCATTACGAGCCATGGCAAGGAACACCTCCTGGGTGATTTCCTCCGCGGCGTGAGTGTCGCCACCTACGCGTCGGGCAGCCGCTGAATAAACCAGATCGATGTGCGCGCGGACGATTGCGGCGAATGAGTCTTCGCAACGGTCGCGAGCGTAGCGGAGAAGGAGTTCTGAGTCCGATGACCTGGTTCACAGGGGATAACACCGGCTAAAACGAAAACAGAACAAAGAACCTGCGATATAGTCGCTATGCGGAGGGATTAGACCTCGCTAGTGGAGCGGATCGTTTTTAGACTGCCGAACTCATCCGAGAACAACGTGCCGCTTGGTGCGTTGCGTTCAGCCAACCACGCCTGTTTGCCGCACTGCGGCCAGTATTCTATGAGAGACGATTATCTTCGCGCCGCCCTGACCGTTATCAACGACCCCAACATCCTCGTGAACGTGGTCTCGACCCGTGTGAAGCAGCTCAAGCGCGGCAGCCGTGCGCTGGTGGTTTCGCTGGAGAAAATGTCGCTTGAAGACACGGCGCTGCGCGAGGTGGCCGAGGGGAAGATCAGCTACGAACTGGGTGCGAATCGCGAGCAGGGCTGAGGATGCGCCCGTATGGCACGAGCGCGCACAAATGAGTGCGCAGCCGTGCCGTCAGGACTTCGCGGCGGCGTGGGCTTCGACTTTCCAGAGAAGGTCGTCCACGTCGCGCGAGATGCCGGTGAAGAGATCCGCGGTGCCGGCGTCACCCGCCTTGGTGGCGGTCTCGATGGCGGTGCGGGTGGATTCGGCGAAGTGGGCGAGCGCGGCGGCGAGGGCCTGGACGTGTTCACTGCCGGAGAGGATGTTGAGTGGGTAGGCGGTGAGACGGGTGCCTTCGGCGATGGTCTGGACGGTGCCTTGGGCGATGCCACCTAGGGCGACGGTGCGCTCGGCGATTTCATCGACGGCGGAGGTGATTTTGGCGGCGACCTCGTCGAAGAGTTCGTGGAGGGCGATGAAGGCGGGGCCCTTAACGTTCCAGTGGGCCTGTTTTGCCTGGAGGCCGAGATCGAGGGCGTCGGCGAGTTGCTGATTGAGCAGCTCGATCATGGCAGTGCGGGTGGACTTGGGCTGGTCGTTGGAAGAGTTCCAGAGCGGAGTTTTCATGAAGAGAGGACGGTGAGTGTGTGGCCTGAACGAGTAGTCATTGCAGGCGTCGAGTAAAGCGGTGGACGGGGTTTGCACGGAGTGAAACGCGTGTGTGAAGCACTGAAAATGCGCGACGCGCGCGTGGGCTTATAGACAGACGGCGGACGTGAGGGCATTGATTCATTGATTCGATAACGTCGTGGGTTACGGTGCGGTTTCCCGCATGAGCGAACTCGATTTCCGGAATACCAACAGCCTGTGGTGCAGCGTGCTCGTGGAGACGCTCGTGAGATGCGGCGTGCGGCAGGCGGTGTGTTCACCGGGGTCGCGTTCGACGGCGCTGACGATGGCGCTGGCGCGTCATGCGGGCATCGAGGCGGTGCCGGTGCTGGACGAACGGTCGGCGGCGTTTTTTGCGCTGGGGCTGGCGAAGCAGACGCGGCGGGCGGTGGTGCTCGTGTGCACGTCGGGAACGGCGGGGGCGAATTATTTTCCGGCGATCATCGAGGCGAAGGAAAGCGGGGTGCCGCTGATCGTGATCACGGCGGATCGTCCGCCGGAGATGCGGGAATGCGCGTCGGGGCAGACGATCGATCAGCAGAAAATTTTTGGGAGTTTCGTGACGTGGTATCACGAGCTGGCGGTGCCGGAGCCGACGGTGGCGATGCTGCGTTATCTGCGGCAGACAATCGCTTATGCGTGCGTGCGGGCGATGAGCGGAGGAAGTGGATTGGGCGAACGAGGGCCGGTGCATTTGAATGCTCCGTTTCGCGATCCGTTGCCGCCGATTGAAAATGGAACGGCGAAGGGGATTGAAGGGCAGATCGACGAGGCGTTTTTCGCGCATCTCTCATCGGAGAAAATCGCCATAACAAGCAGTGCCGTGCAGCGGCCAATGACGGCGCGCGGACTGATCGTGGCCGGTGCTTATGCCGCCGAACATGCGGACAAATATGCGGAGAAGTTGAGCGGGCTGGCGCGCACGCTGGGCTGGCCGGTGCTGGTGGATGTGCTCTCGCCGGCGCGGCATCTGGCGATGCCAGGAGTGACGCGGGTGAGCGCGTACGATGCGATTCTGAGAAACGAGAAAGCGGCGCGCGAACTGACGCCGCGCACGGTGCTGTGCCTTGGGAGCTGGCCAACGAGCAAGGTGCTGCGCGGCTGGCTGGAGCAGACGCAGGCGGAGACATTGCTGGTCGCGCCAACGACGAACAATCGCGACGCTCTGCACGGGAAGACGCGGCAACTGGTGTTGCCGGTGGAGAATCTGACCGCGGTGAGCGGCGGGGCGGCCGATGCGAGCTACGTGCAGGCGTGGATGGAGGCGGAGACGGCGGCGCGTGGCGTGATCGATGCGACGCTGGAGAAAACGGCGGAACGGTTCGAGGCGAAGGCGGCGTGGCTGATGGCGCGTAGTCTTCCGGCGGGCACGCCGGTGTTCGTGGCGAACTCGATGCCGGTGCGCGATCTTGAGTATGTGTGGCCGGTGACGGAGCGCGGTACGCAGATTTATTTCAGCCGTGGCGCGAACGGGATCGATGGCACGCTTTCGACGGCGCTGGGCATTGCGCACAGAAATGAGAAGCCGGCGGTGTTGCTCACGGGCGATCTCGCGCTGCTCCATGACGCGAACGGGTTTTTGATAAAACCGAAGCTGCGCGGATCACTGACGATCGTGCTCATCAACAACGACGGCGGTGGGATTTTTGGGCATCTGCCGGTGGCGCAGTTTGAGCCGCCTTTCGAGGGATTTTTTGCGACGCCGCAGCAGGTGGATTTTGCGACGCTGTGCGCTGCGCATGGCGTGGAGCATGTTGCCGTGAAAGACTGGGCGGAGTTTGAGACGTTGATCGCGGCGTTGCCAGCGAGCGGGGTGCGCGTGCTGGAAGTGCGGACGGATCGGAAGCGCGATGCGGCTGCGCGGAAGGAGTTGTTTGCGCGGGCAGCGGAGGCGGTCGGGAGTACGCTGGCGTGAGATTGGCGGGCGAGGGTTTTTCCGGTTGGAGGAACGCGGGTGAGGCGGGACGGGGAGCGACGATTAGGCGCGGGCGTGAGTGAACAGCGGGGTTAAGGCTAACCCGCCCTACCTCGGAGTCAGGAGATCTGGTCGGCGATTTCTTCGAGGGGGTAAGTGATGATTTCTGCGAGCGTGGGATGATACCAAGGTGCGCGGAGGAGATCGAAGACGGTGGCTTTCATCGCGAGCGGGCCGCTGAAGCAGTGGATGAGTTCGCCGGCGTCTTTGCCGACGATTTCCGCGCCGAGGATGCGGCCGCGTCTCGGTTCGGCGATGACCTTCACATAACCGTAGTTGGCGTCCATGAGGATGGATTTGCCGTGGTCGTTGAACGGATAGCTGGCGACGAGGTGCGGCGTCTTGGATTTTTTTAGGTCGCTCTCGAGCGCGCCGATGCTGGCGAGTTGGGGATCGGTGAAGACGACGTTGAGGAGGAGCGAGTGATCGACGGGCTTGAGTTTCTTCACGCCGAACGCGTGACGGGCGGCGAGTTCGCCCTGGGCGACGGCGAGGTGGACGATGTCGTGCGGGCCGGCGACGTCTCCGCCGGCGTAGATGTGGGGCGCGGTGGTTTGCTGGAAGCGGTTGGTGACGACACGGCCGGAGGCAGTGAGTTTGACGCCGGCGTTTTCGAGGGAGAGACCGGCGGTGTTGGGCTCGCGGCCGAGGGCGTTGAAGAGATGGGCGGCGCGGCGGATGAGCGTCTTTTTTCCTTGGGTGAAGCGGACGGTGACACCGCGTTTATCGCCGGAGATTTTTTCGAGCGACGTGCCGGTGAGGAGCTCGATGCCCTCGTCGCGGAAGGCTTGCTGGACGGTTTCGCTGGCGGCTGGCGAGTGGTCTTTGAGGATGTGCGCGCTGCGCTGGATGAGCGTGACGCGGGAACCGATGCGGTTGAGGAACTGCGCGAGTTCGGTGGCGACAATGCCGCCGCCGAGGACGAGCACGCTCTTGGGGATGAAATCGAGATCGAGGACGTCGTCGCTAGTCCAGGCGGGCGTTTCGGCGAGGCCGGGGATGGACGGGGTGCTGACGCGGGAGCCGGTGGCGATGAGGATTTTTTTGGCGCGGATTTTTTTGCCGTCGGAGAGTTCGACGGTGTGCGGATCGAGGAAGCGGGCGTGGGCGCGGTAGAGGTCGTATTTGCCGGAGTGCATCGCCTGATCGCGATAAGAGGCGAATTCGCCGATGATTTTTTTCTTGCGCGCGTGGATGGCCTTCATGTCGGCGGACGCGCGGGGGATTTTGAGGCCGAAGGTTTTTCCTTTTTGGGCGAGGTGGAGAATCTCGGCGATGTAGAGGAGTGTTTTCGATGGCATGCAGCCGCGGAGGATGCAGAGGCCGCCGAGTTCCTTGGCGCCATCGACGATGGCTACTTTTTTGCCGAGGCTGTGGGCGACGCGGGCGGCATTGAAGCCGGCACTGCCGCCGCCGATGACGAGAAAGTCGTAGGATTTCATGAAGAAGTTAAACGCGGGCGACGCTGAGTTTTGTCACAGAGGACACGGAGCGCGGACACAGAGTGCACAGAGGTCGGAAAGGACAGAATGACAAGGGCGGCGGAGAAAGAGTCGAAGAGCCGCGTCTGATGTGGCGCGAATACACGGGTGTTCAGCGGCCGCGGCCGAAGAGCATCACGTGGATCGTCTTGAGGATGATTGATGCATCCAGTGTGAAGGAGAAGTGCCGGATGTAATAGAGGTCGTATTCGAGTTTCCGTAACGTGTCTTCGAGATTGGCGCCGTAGGGATAATTTACCTGGGCCCAGCCGGTGATGCCGGGGCGGACGAGGTGGCGGAAGTGGTAACAGGGGATTTGTTTTTCGTAGTCGGCGACGAGGCGGTCCCATTCGGCGCGGGGGCCGATGAGGCTCATCTCGCCACGGAGGACGTTGATGAGTTGGGGGAATTCATCGATGCGGGTGGCGCGGAGGAATCGGCCGATGCGGGTGATGCGGGCGTCGCCTTGGGCGGTGTAGAGTGCGCCGTTGTTGTCCACCTTCATGCTGCGGAGTTTGAGAAGGGAAAACGGGGCGCGGTGGCGACCGATGCGGTTTTGCCGGAAGAAGACCGGGCCTTTGTCTTCGAGGCGTATGAGGATGGCGGCGACGGCGAGGAACGGGGCGGCGAGGGTCAGGCCGATGAGTGAAAAGGCAATGTCGCTGAGTCGTTTGATACGTTCAAAGACGGGCTCGCGGGCGACGCGGAAGCCTTCCTGGAAAAGCCACGTCTGGTTGAGTCGGTAGAGGGGGATTTTACGCCAGTAGATCTGGTGGAAAAGTTCGAGCGTGTAGGTGGGCACGCCGTCGAAGTAGAGATCGACGAGTTGTTGCGAGGCTTCGGAGTTTAGCTCGCGGCTGGATTCGCGGAGGACGACGGCCTCGATGGCGATTTCGCCGCGTTGGATGTCGCGCAAGAGAGCGTTTAACGCGGTTGATGGGGCGTTCGTGCCGGCGCTGAGTGGGAGCAGGGGATCTTCGGCGCGGCTGCTGACGTAGATCACTTTTTGTTTCATGCCCGAGCGGACGCATTCGTCGCGGAAGGCATCGCGACTGGTAGCGTCGCCGATGAAAACGATCTGCCGGTCGCGCCGTTCCCGGATGTAGCGCAGATGAATCCAGCGGCGGTAACTGAGGGTGATCGGGATGAGCGCGACGAAGCTGATGGCGACGACGGCACGGCTTTGCTGGAGCGTGTAGCCGGGCGGAAGGACGGTGAAGGTGATGAGCAAGGTCGCGGCCATCGCGGCGAGCAAGGCGATGGCGTGCATGCTCGTGTAATCGAGGCCGGCCATGTCGGTGCGCTGGCGGTAGCCGTCGATTAAGAAAACGGCGACGACGAGCAGCACGAGAGGGACGACGAGTGGATCGAAAACGGGACTGCGCAGATCGGCTACGCCGCGAAGCCAGCCCACGACATTGAAGACGAACGCGAGGGCGTACGTGTCGAGCAAGAGAAGGCCAATGGCCATTTTGCGACCGATCGTCATGAGGTGCGCTCAGAGTGGCGGCTGGGGGGATGTGTTCGCAAGCGGGTTTCCGGAGAGCAGTGAGTGCCAGCGTGTGGTGGCGTGGTGGAGACGGCCTTCTCGCGCGCAGAAGGCGGAGGAGGCCTGGCCGAGCGCGAGGCGTTGGGCGGGATCGGATTTGAGTGAGCGAAGTATGGCGGCGAGGCGGGGGATGTCGTCGGGGGCGGAGGTGAAGGCGTGGCCGAAGCGGTTGGATTCGATGACGCGGGCGACTTCGCAGTCGCGCGGGCCGATGAAGAGAACGGGGCGGCCGATGGCGGCGATGCCGTAGAGTTTACTCGGGAAGACGAGGCGTTCGCAGCCGGTGCGGAGCGTAACGAGGTGGATGTCGCCGAGGGCGAGCGTCTCGGCGAGTTGGTCGCGCGGCTGGGCGGGATGGAAGTGAATGTTGGCGAGATTACGTTCGCGGGCGGCGGCTTCGAGTGAGGCGCGTTGGGCGCCGTCGCCGATGAAGACGAAGGCGATGTCCGTGTCGGCGCGGAGTGATTCGGCGAGCGGAATGATCGAGGTGAAATCGTGGACGCGACCGAGATTGCCGGAGTAGGCGATGACGAGTTTGCCGTCGAGAGCCCAGTGTGTGCGGAGAGTGGCAGTGGCGGGATAATCGGGCGGGAGTGGTTGCAGGCCCTCGGGGGCCCAGTTGGGACAAAGGTGTATTTGGGAGTCGGGCACGCCGCGCTCGCGGAGGAGCGCGGCCATATCGGTGCCGAGGGCGACGCAGGCGGAGGCGGAGCGCCAGGCGCGGTCGCGGGATGGGCGGGTGAGGGCGGTGAATTTGTGGCCGACGGCGATGGCGACTTCGGGGAAGATGTCTTGAATCCAGTGGATGAGCCGGAGGTTTTTTCGTTTCGCGATTCCGGCGAGCGCGACGCCGAGGAGAGGCGGGTCGGTCATGGCGACGAGGGTGTCGCCGGGATGGGCGTGGCGGGTGACTGCGCGGCGTGCTCCGAGGAGGAAGCGGGCGAAGTCGGCGGTGCGTTTGAGGAGGTTTTTCTGACCGAGGCGCTTTTCGCCGATGCGGATGATTTGGACGCCGTGGTGGGTTTCCTCGGAGGGAATGGAGGCTTCTCCTGGATGGCTCGTGATGATGGTGATCGGGAGTCCCCTCGAGGTGAGGGACTCGGCCAGATCGGCGAGCAGTTGCGCGGTGGCGGGTTGCTCGGGCCAGTAGAAGCGGTTGACGAAGATGACGCGCGGTTGAGGCATCAGGTGGAGGCGCGGGCGCGGCGTTGGCGGTGGATTTCTTGGGAAACCCAATGTTCGTACTTGGCCATGATGCGGCAGTAGGCGAAGCCGGGCGCGCCGTCTAGGAAGCCGCGGCGGGCGATGTATTGGTAGAGGAAGCGGAGGAAGCCGCGTGCGGGGAAATGGTGGCTGAGTTCTTTCAGGGCGCGGCGGCGGATGAGTGGATCGGCGGAGCGGATACGGCGGTTGAGCGGGGCGGGATCGGTGGCGCGGGCGAGGAAGGCAGCGGCTTCCTGGCGGGCGTAGCGGAGGTGTTTATCGAGGAGTTCGGACTCGGATTGGGCGGAGAGGTTGTGGAGATAGTTTGCCTGAATTTTGCCGAGGCGCATGTCGGGGGCTTCGCGCTGGCCGTGTCCGGTTTGGATGAAGCGGAAGCGTTTGGCGTGGGCGAAGCGGGCCTGGTAGGCGGGGAAATCGGTGCAGCGGGGAATCCAGCGGTCGCGGAAAATCATGCGTGGGGCGACGAAGAAGCCATCGAGGGCGGGAGGATTTTCGGACGAGAGGCGGACGCAC from Nibricoccus aquaticus includes:
- a CDS encoding RNA polymerase sigma factor, translating into MVRAHIDLVYSAAARRVGGDTHAAEEITQEVFLAMARNAQRLAGHPVLNAWLHTSTRNAAANYRRREIRKERQKQQVHAMQELQSKNEPSTGWETVRGVLDEALDDLNEDDRQAVILRFFEGHSYPEISSILGLRDEAVRMRVGRSLEKLRASLARRGVSSTAAILGGSLSTHSVMGAPAGLAATVSTTATATTAAISASAPLITIHFMNITKASAIIAGVTVAVGISALTYHHAKPQNTSSAATASTVQAPLLLGGPDQPALTNGLSSIVSDHRARDTSPVSAKTAEAEEKIAALRDVLARLPEQSIPELKLATNGDWHSAVDGNLETTEDYRRALGRIRHFAERRFATAVQPALRAYLRANQEQFPRETSQLQPFAAPEIETAMLQRYKVAPASEVPNVKVGGDWMITPTNLIDSEYDQYSVIGPDGFGSTTVSPASIRDIALLKPAIKAYEAVHGKRHADINQLVPYVTSAEQQAAIERLAKKTK
- a CDS encoding DNA-directed RNA polymerase subunit omega, with the translated sequence MRDDYLRAALTVINDPNILVNVVSTRVKQLKRGSRALVVSLEKMSLEDTALREVAEGKISYELGANREQG
- the dps gene encoding DNA starvation/stationary phase protection protein Dps: MKTPLWNSSNDQPKSTRTAMIELLNQQLADALDLGLQAKQAHWNVKGPAFIALHELFDEVAAKITSAVDEIAERTVALGGIAQGTVQTIAEGTRLTAYPLNILSGSEHVQALAAALAHFAESTRTAIETATKAGDAGTADLFTGISRDVDDLLWKVEAHAAAKS
- the menD gene encoding 2-succinyl-5-enolpyruvyl-6-hydroxy-3-cyclohexene-1-carboxylic-acid synthase, whose amino-acid sequence is MSELDFRNTNSLWCSVLVETLVRCGVRQAVCSPGSRSTALTMALARHAGIEAVPVLDERSAAFFALGLAKQTRRAVVLVCTSGTAGANYFPAIIEAKESGVPLIVITADRPPEMRECASGQTIDQQKIFGSFVTWYHELAVPEPTVAMLRYLRQTIAYACVRAMSGGSGLGERGPVHLNAPFRDPLPPIENGTAKGIEGQIDEAFFAHLSSEKIAITSSAVQRPMTARGLIVAGAYAAEHADKYAEKLSGLARTLGWPVLVDVLSPARHLAMPGVTRVSAYDAILRNEKAARELTPRTVLCLGSWPTSKVLRGWLEQTQAETLLVAPTTNNRDALHGKTRQLVLPVENLTAVSGGAADASYVQAWMEAETAARGVIDATLEKTAERFEAKAAWLMARSLPAGTPVFVANSMPVRDLEYVWPVTERGTQIYFSRGANGIDGTLSTALGIAHRNEKPAVLLTGDLALLHDANGFLIKPKLRGSLTIVLINNDGGGIFGHLPVAQFEPPFEGFFATPQQVDFATLCAAHGVEHVAVKDWAEFETLIAALPASGVRVLEVRTDRKRDAAARKELFARAAEAVGSTLA
- a CDS encoding dihydrolipoyl dehydrogenase family protein produces the protein MKSYDFLVIGGGSAGFNAARVAHSLGKKVAIVDGAKELGGLCILRGCMPSKTLLYIAEILHLAQKGKTFGLKIPRASADMKAIHARKKKIIGEFASYRDQAMHSGKYDLYRAHARFLDPHTVELSDGKKIRAKKILIATGSRVSTPSIPGLAETPAWTSDDVLDLDFIPKSVLVLGGGIVATELAQFLNRIGSRVTLIQRSAHILKDHSPAASETVQQAFRDEGIELLTGTSLEKISGDKRGVTVRFTQGKKTLIRRAAHLFNALGREPNTAGLSLENAGVKLTASGRVVTNRFQQTTAPHIYAGGDVAGPHDIVHLAVAQGELAARHAFGVKKLKPVDHSLLLNVVFTDPQLASIGALESDLKKSKTPHLVASYPFNDHGKSILMDANYGYVKVIAEPRRGRILGAEIVGKDAGELIHCFSGPLAMKATVFDLLRAPWYHPTLAEIITYPLEEIADQIS